One region of Nevskia ramosa DSM 11499 genomic DNA includes:
- a CDS encoding phosphoadenylyl-sulfate reductase codes for MDDATLTVPPIAGPSEADVAALNERYLPLNFEQRLKQLYEDFSPSQVLVTSSFAATSAYFLHIVSRLKPDQTIHFIDTGYHFPETIQYRQFLIDLFKLKVEDVRAEDWKHQFTIDDKTYERDPDFCCSINKVEPLELIKPNYKVWMSSLMHWQTDHRAGLPVFELRRGVLKFNPMIDVTREERDAYIKEHDLPFHPMVARGYSSIGCTHCTVAGDGRSGRWLGKPKTECGLHL; via the coding sequence ATGGATGACGCGACCCTCACCGTTCCGCCAATCGCTGGCCCCAGCGAAGCAGATGTGGCTGCGCTCAACGAGCGCTACCTGCCGTTGAACTTCGAACAACGCCTGAAGCAGCTGTACGAGGATTTCTCGCCGTCGCAGGTGCTGGTCACCTCGTCGTTCGCTGCGACGTCCGCTTACTTCCTGCACATCGTCTCGCGGCTGAAGCCGGATCAGACGATCCACTTCATCGACACCGGCTACCACTTCCCGGAAACCATCCAGTACCGGCAGTTCCTGATCGATCTGTTCAAGCTGAAGGTGGAAGACGTGCGCGCCGAGGACTGGAAGCACCAGTTCACGATCGACGACAAGACCTACGAGCGCGATCCGGATTTCTGCTGCTCGATCAACAAGGTCGAGCCGCTGGAACTGATCAAGCCGAACTACAAGGTGTGGATGTCGAGCCTGATGCACTGGCAGACCGATCACCGCGCCGGCCTGCCGGTGTTCGAGCTGCGTCGTGGCGTGCTGAAGTTCAACCCGATGATCGACGTCACTCGCGAAGAGCGCGACGCCTACATCAAGGAACACGATCTGCCATTCCATCCGATGGTGGCGCGCGGCTATTCGTCGATCGGCTGCACCCATTGCACCGTGGCCGGCGACGGCCGCAGCGGACGCTGGCTGGGCAAGCCGAAGACCGAGTGCGGCCTGCACCTCTGA
- a CDS encoding lysophospholipid acyltransferase family protein, with amino-acid sequence MLLNFLRKLHGIYSALVFVVVVLLLFCPLLIIAPGLPLRRAIGRFTVRAWLLFSFIPFRVRGLENLPNERTLVICNHASYLDGLLLTAALPARFTFLVQHGAGEWPYVGRVIRRMGVSFVNRESPREAAKATKALIDRVKAGESFAIFPEGTFRAAPLMLPFQPGAFVIAGRSGAKIVPAVIRGSRTLLGEGARLCSWAPIEIECFPAMQASDDSRAAADALSASARAVMLANSADGDAGDWTPPPFGTRS; translated from the coding sequence ATGCTCCTGAATTTCCTCCGCAAGCTGCATGGCATTTATTCGGCGTTGGTGTTTGTCGTCGTCGTGCTGTTGCTGTTCTGCCCGCTGCTGATCATCGCCCCGGGGCTGCCGCTGCGCCGCGCCATCGGCCGCTTCACGGTGCGTGCCTGGCTGCTGTTCAGCTTCATTCCGTTCCGCGTGCGTGGCCTCGAGAATCTTCCCAATGAGCGGACGCTGGTGATCTGCAATCACGCAAGCTATCTCGACGGCCTGCTGCTGACGGCTGCGCTGCCGGCGCGCTTCACCTTTCTGGTTCAGCACGGCGCCGGCGAATGGCCTTACGTTGGCCGCGTGATCCGCCGCATGGGCGTCAGCTTCGTCAATCGTGAATCGCCGCGTGAAGCCGCAAAGGCCACCAAGGCACTGATCGATCGAGTCAAGGCCGGCGAATCGTTCGCGATCTTCCCGGAAGGCACCTTCCGCGCCGCGCCGCTGATGCTGCCGTTCCAGCCCGGTGCTTTCGTGATCGCCGGCCGCTCGGGCGCCAAGATCGTGCCGGCTGTGATTCGCGGCTCGCGAACCCTGCTCGGCGAAGGTGCACGGCTGTGCAGCTGGGCGCCGATCGAGATCGAATGCTTTCCGGCGATGCAGGCCAGTGACGACAGCCGAGCGGCGGCCGATGCGCTGAGTGCCAGCGCACGCGCGGTGATGCTCGCCAACAGCGCCGACGGAGACGCTGGTGACTGGACGCCGCCACCGTTCGGAACCCGGAGCTGA
- a CDS encoding glutathione peroxidase — MRKALLFSAAVSLLALASPARAVDCNGHVLNHDEKRLLGGSENLCQSYAGKVVLVVNTASRCGYTPQFEGIEKLYKTYKDEGLVVLGFPSDQFRQEEATDESIAKFCSSNYGVSFPMYSKTKVDGADANPFYKQLKASTGEAPAWNFNKYLISRDGKVLAHYASDVTPSNPELLKAIKTELAKPAPAGARTASAE, encoded by the coding sequence ATGCGCAAGGCCCTGCTGTTCTCAGCCGCCGTTTCACTGCTTGCCCTCGCCTCGCCGGCTCGTGCGGTCGATTGCAACGGCCACGTGCTGAATCACGATGAAAAGCGCCTGCTCGGCGGCAGCGAAAACCTTTGCCAGAGCTATGCCGGCAAGGTCGTGCTGGTGGTCAACACCGCCAGCCGTTGCGGCTACACGCCGCAGTTCGAGGGCATCGAAAAGCTCTACAAGACCTACAAGGACGAAGGTCTGGTGGTACTCGGCTTTCCGTCCGACCAGTTCCGCCAGGAAGAAGCCACCGACGAAAGCATCGCCAAGTTCTGCTCGTCCAACTACGGCGTCAGCTTCCCGATGTACAGCAAGACCAAGGTCGATGGCGCGGACGCCAATCCGTTCTACAAGCAGCTGAAAGCGTCAACCGGCGAAGCGCCTGCGTGGAACTTCAACAAGTACCTGATCAGCCGCGACGGCAAGGTGCTCGCCCACTACGCCAGCGATGTCACGCCGTCGAATCCCGAGTTGCTGAAAGCGATCAAGACCGAACTCGCCAAGCCCGCGCCGGCCGGTGCAAGAACGGCCAGCGCTGAGTAA
- the zapE gene encoding cell division protein ZapE, with protein MALFGSGRSNNDDLIPATELAPPPAQRYAADLQREGFVSDAAQAAAVAALQKVYETLIESPPRRRFGSSRLSWNAVPGLYLWGGVGRGKTYLMDAFFDALPFSRKRRTHFHRFMLDVHARRNRYQGDTDPLQKVADEIAEQTRVLCFDEFFVADIADAMILGRLFEALFKRNITLIATSNVPPDGLYKDGLQRQNFLPAIEVLKSSVTVLNVDGGTDYRLRQLQDAELYLYPCDARAEAALARHFEALAPHGDTGPGELTLNDRVLHARRIAEGAVWFDFDALCEGPRSAADYIELGRLHHTVVLTGVPRLDSTRDDATRRFMTLVDEFYDRGVKLLIGAEVPADELYTGTKLKFEFGRIESRLREMQSEEYLASEHRG; from the coding sequence ATGGCCCTGTTCGGCTCTGGCCGCAGCAACAACGATGATCTGATCCCTGCGACCGAACTGGCGCCGCCGCCCGCGCAGCGTTACGCGGCGGATCTGCAGCGCGAAGGCTTCGTGTCCGATGCCGCGCAGGCTGCCGCTGTCGCAGCACTGCAGAAGGTCTACGAAACCCTGATCGAAAGCCCGCCGCGCCGCCGCTTCGGCTCCAGCCGCCTGAGCTGGAATGCGGTGCCGGGCCTGTATCTCTGGGGTGGCGTCGGCCGCGGCAAGACCTATCTGATGGACGCCTTCTTCGACGCGTTGCCGTTCAGCCGCAAGCGGCGCACCCATTTCCATCGCTTCATGCTCGATGTGCATGCGCGGCGCAATCGCTACCAGGGCGATACCGATCCGCTGCAGAAAGTCGCCGATGAAATCGCCGAGCAGACCCGCGTGCTGTGCTTCGACGAATTCTTCGTTGCCGACATCGCCGATGCGATGATCCTCGGCCGCCTCTTCGAAGCGCTGTTCAAGCGCAACATCACCTTGATCGCCACCAGCAACGTGCCGCCGGATGGCCTGTACAAGGACGGCCTGCAGCGGCAGAACTTCCTGCCGGCGATCGAAGTTCTCAAGAGCAGCGTCACCGTGCTCAATGTCGACGGCGGCACCGATTACCGCCTGCGCCAGCTGCAGGACGCCGAGCTATACCTGTATCCCTGCGATGCCCGCGCCGAAGCGGCACTCGCTCGCCACTTCGAAGCGCTGGCACCCCATGGCGATACCGGCCCGGGCGAGCTGACCCTGAACGACCGCGTGCTGCACGCTCGGCGCATCGCCGAAGGCGCGGTGTGGTTCGATTTCGACGCGCTCTGCGAAGGCCCGCGCTCGGCCGCCGACTACATCGAACTCGGCCGCCTGCATCACACCGTGGTGCTCACCGGCGTACCCCGGCTCGACAGCACCCGCGACGACGCCACGCGCCGCTTCATGACCCTGGTCGACGAGTTCTACGACCGCGGCGTGAAACTCTTGATCGGTGCCGAAGTGCCGGCCGATGAGCTGTATACCGGCACCAAGCTCAAGTTCGAGTTCGGCCGCATCGAGTCACGGCTGCGCGAAATGCAGTCCGAGGAATATCTGGCCAGCGAGCATCGGGGCTGA
- a CDS encoding RDD family protein codes for MSELALPAPLWRRFAASIYDGLLLVGLWMVTLLLSLPLNNLFNLGPGNALTRAMLFAVGFGFFAWFWTRGGQTLGMRAWRLQVRREHGELLRLPIAAVRYVAMMIWWGLVLTPLAVRMIDRIPKLAVLAPNADVVAVLALIVVVLAVIACRLDGRRRLPHDWIAGSEVVLLPANPFPAEKKRRK; via the coding sequence ATGTCTGAACTCGCTTTGCCTGCGCCGCTGTGGCGCCGTTTCGCTGCCTCGATCTATGACGGACTGCTGCTCGTCGGTCTGTGGATGGTCACCTTGCTGCTCAGCCTGCCGTTGAACAATCTATTCAATCTCGGTCCTGGCAATGCTTTGACGCGCGCCATGCTGTTCGCCGTCGGCTTCGGATTCTTCGCCTGGTTCTGGACGCGTGGTGGCCAGACCTTGGGCATGCGTGCCTGGCGGCTGCAGGTGCGCCGCGAGCATGGCGAACTGCTGCGCCTGCCGATCGCCGCCGTACGCTATGTGGCGATGATGATCTGGTGGGGCTTGGTGCTGACGCCGCTGGCCGTGCGGATGATCGATCGCATTCCGAAGCTGGCGGTGCTGGCGCCGAACGCTGACGTGGTGGCGGTGCTGGCGCTGATCGTCGTCGTTCTGGCAGTGATTGCCTGCCGGCTCGACGGCCGCCGTCGTCTGCCGCATGACTGGATCGCTGGCAGCGAAGTGGTGCTGCTGCCGGCCAATCCGTTTCCGGCCGAAAAGAAGCGCCGAAAATAA
- the xerD gene encoding site-specific tyrosine recombinase XerD produces MTEAAPITLHPADAAGIERFCDQLWLEHGLSKNTLVSYRSDLSLLARWLRRQDILLDDADATAIKGYLAARLEQATRPTQAGFSGRQPVQRFGAGSQARFITVCRRYYGWLLRERVRSDDPSAQLDMPRLGRRLPKTLAMREVESLLAAPDAMQTLGLRDRAMLELLYASGLRVTELIRLRRDEINLEHGVVRLIGKGNKERMVPTGELALDAIREWLRHGRPQIATADSADWVFPSTQGGPMTRQNFWMLIKRYALQAGIRSPLSPHTLRHAFATHLLEHGADLRVVQTLLGHSDLSTTQIYTHVAKARLKALHAQHHPRG; encoded by the coding sequence ATGACCGAGGCCGCCCCGATCACGCTGCACCCCGCGGATGCCGCCGGCATCGAACGCTTCTGCGATCAGCTGTGGCTGGAGCATGGCCTGTCGAAGAACACGCTGGTTTCCTATCGCTCCGATCTGAGCCTGCTGGCGCGCTGGCTGCGCCGCCAGGACATCCTGCTCGATGATGCCGACGCAACGGCGATCAAGGGCTATCTCGCTGCCCGGCTTGAGCAGGCGACGCGGCCGACTCAGGCAGGTTTCTCGGGGCGCCAGCCGGTCCAGCGTTTCGGCGCCGGATCGCAGGCCCGCTTCATCACCGTCTGCCGCCGCTACTACGGCTGGCTGCTGCGCGAACGGGTGCGCAGCGATGATCCTTCCGCCCAGCTCGACATGCCGCGCCTTGGTCGGCGTCTGCCGAAGACGCTGGCGATGCGCGAAGTCGAAAGCCTGCTGGCCGCGCCCGATGCGATGCAGACGCTAGGCCTGCGCGATCGGGCGATGCTGGAACTGCTGTACGCCTCGGGGTTGCGGGTCACTGAGCTGATCCGCCTGCGCCGCGACGAGATCAATCTGGAGCACGGCGTCGTGCGGCTGATCGGCAAGGGCAACAAGGAACGCATGGTGCCGACCGGCGAATTGGCCCTCGACGCGATCCGCGAATGGCTGCGCCACGGCCGTCCGCAGATTGCCACCGCCGATTCCGCCGACTGGGTCTTTCCGAGCACCCAGGGCGGGCCGATGACCCGTCAGAACTTCTGGATGCTGATCAAGCGCTACGCGCTACAGGCCGGCATCCGCTCGCCGCTGTCACCGCACACCTTGCGCCATGCCTTCGCAACGCATCTGCTCGAGCACGGCGCCGATCTGCGCGTGGTCCAGACGCTGCTCGGGCATTCGGATCTGTCGACGACGCAGATCTATACGCATGTGGCGAAGGCGCGGTTGAAAGCGCTCCATGCGCAGCATCATCCCCGAGGGTGA
- a CDS encoding LysM peptidoglycan-binding domain-containing protein encodes MITKPAVAAASAPALGVISDSERRALATMPLPKLPTLVPRETPATSITAAVAEAALPPAPAPSIRPAAAVESPTAAEISSLLSKASERTGLDDAQLERIARLQATAARGEQENALVGLLRLNDELDAAYNSYSVGNGESLWQIAAKPETYGNANLWPLIWRANPKALPQPGQVKSGQKLRVPRYPSLKAVTEALDYAGSHSIDGTR; translated from the coding sequence GTGATCACCAAGCCAGCCGTCGCAGCTGCCAGTGCACCGGCATTGGGAGTGATCAGCGACTCGGAACGCCGAGCGCTGGCGACGATGCCCTTGCCGAAACTGCCGACTCTGGTGCCTCGCGAAACGCCAGCGACGTCGATCACCGCGGCCGTCGCGGAAGCTGCGCTACCGCCGGCACCTGCGCCGAGCATTCGGCCGGCTGCCGCCGTTGAAAGTCCGACCGCCGCAGAAATCAGCTCGTTGCTGAGCAAGGCCAGCGAGCGCACCGGGCTGGATGATGCGCAGCTGGAGCGCATCGCTCGACTACAAGCGACGGCGGCGCGTGGCGAACAGGAGAACGCCCTGGTCGGCCTGCTGCGGCTGAACGATGAGCTGGATGCTGCGTACAACAGCTACAGCGTCGGCAACGGCGAAAGCCTGTGGCAGATCGCTGCAAAGCCGGAAACCTACGGCAATGCCAATCTTTGGCCGCTGATCTGGCGTGCCAATCCAAAAGCGCTACCGCAGCCCGGCCAGGTGAAGAGCGGCCAGAAACTGCGGGTGCCACGCTATCCGAGCCTGAAAGCGGTAACCGAGGCGCTGGATTACGCGGGCAGCCATTCCATCGACGGCACGCGCTAG
- the wrbA gene encoding NAD(P)H:quinone oxidoreductase, which produces MIDVLVLYYSRHGSTAAMARQIARGVEAVSGVQARLRTVPPVSAQTEAVAPSVPEDGATYATSADLRECAGLVLGSPTRFGNMAAPLKYFLDGTSDLWLSGTLVGKPAAVFTSTGSMHGGNEATLLTMMLPLLHHGMLLVGLPYSEPGLSATMSGGTPYGASHVAGTGPKPRVLTKDEIELCQALGRRVATAAVKLAA; this is translated from the coding sequence ATGATCGACGTACTGGTGTTGTATTACTCGCGGCATGGCTCGACGGCGGCAATGGCGCGGCAGATTGCGCGGGGTGTGGAAGCGGTCAGCGGGGTGCAGGCGCGGCTGCGCACGGTGCCGCCGGTCTCGGCACAGACCGAAGCGGTTGCGCCTTCCGTGCCGGAAGACGGTGCGACCTATGCCACCTCGGCTGATCTGCGCGAATGCGCCGGCCTGGTGCTCGGCAGTCCGACCCGTTTCGGCAACATGGCCGCGCCCTTGAAGTACTTCCTCGATGGCACTTCGGACCTGTGGCTGTCCGGCACTCTGGTCGGCAAGCCGGCGGCGGTATTCACCTCGACCGGCAGCATGCACGGTGGCAATGAGGCCACCTTGCTGACCATGATGCTGCCGCTGCTCCATCACGGCATGCTGCTGGTGGGCCTGCCGTACAGCGAGCCAGGCCTGTCGGCGACGATGAGCGGCGGTACGCCTTATGGCGCGAGCCACGTCGCCGGCACCGGGCCGAAGCCACGTGTGCTGACCAAGGACGAGATCGAGCTTTGTCAGGCGCTCGGCCGACGCGTTGCGACGGCCGCCGTGAAGCTCGCCGCATGA
- a CDS encoding DUF2069 domain-containing protein, translated as MNIQTSGRPLSRYAHSAALLCHVALVIGLWLWATPLTGFLLVLPLLIAVPGLIRGRRYTAGWMTLLISGYIAALMSEAQAVPSRHDLALVFSVIAALEFAALVLFVRWSARENGVARI; from the coding sequence ATGAATATTCAAACGAGTGGCCGTCCCTTGAGCCGGTACGCGCATTCCGCCGCGCTGCTCTGCCATGTCGCGCTGGTGATCGGCCTGTGGCTTTGGGCGACGCCGCTGACCGGCTTTCTGCTGGTGCTGCCGCTGCTGATCGCTGTGCCGGGCCTGATTCGCGGCCGGCGCTACACCGCAGGCTGGATGACCTTGCTGATCTCCGGCTACATCGCTGCGCTGATGTCCGAAGCCCAGGCCGTACCGTCGCGTCACGATCTGGCGCTGGTATTCAGCGTCATCGCGGCGCTCGAGTTCGCGGCGCTGGTGCTGTTCGTGCGCTGGTCGGCACGCGAGAACGGCGTCGCTCGAATCTGA
- a CDS encoding lytic transglycosylase domain-containing protein: MLRTLRIAVLMSLPVLAPPLAAAPTHAPEPELRLLMKQAIDSATSFDDRYLAEIWLTDMSGRMAKYAPKAIPDTERRLRFLRLLHAEATKAGISPELVLATIDVESRFDRFAVSSVGALGYMQIMPFWIEEIGQKGDNLFHTPTNLRLGCTILKFYLAKEKGSYVKALARYNGSIGKPDYPYLVLDRLTRRWSR, encoded by the coding sequence ATGCTGCGGACGTTGCGCATCGCGGTGCTGATGTCGTTGCCCGTGCTGGCGCCGCCGCTGGCCGCTGCGCCGACTCACGCGCCCGAACCCGAACTGCGCCTGCTGATGAAGCAGGCCATCGATTCGGCGACCAGCTTCGACGATCGCTATCTCGCCGAGATCTGGCTGACCGACATGTCCGGGCGGATGGCGAAGTACGCGCCGAAGGCGATCCCCGATACCGAGCGGCGGCTGCGCTTTCTGCGCCTGCTGCATGCGGAGGCGACCAAGGCTGGTATCTCGCCAGAACTGGTGCTGGCGACCATCGATGTCGAAAGCCGTTTCGATCGCTTTGCGGTGTCGAGCGTCGGTGCCCTTGGCTACATGCAGATCATGCCGTTCTGGATCGAGGAAATCGGCCAGAAGGGCGACAACCTGTTCCACACGCCGACCAATCTGCGTCTTGGCTGCACGATCCTGAAGTTCTATCTGGCCAAGGAAAAGGGCAGTTACGTTAAGGCGCTGGCGCGCTACAACGGCTCGATCGGCAAGCCGGATTATCCGTACCTGGTGCTCGATCGGCTGACCAGGCGCTGGAGCCGGTAA
- a CDS encoding antitoxin has product MTATAKVFTTGRSQAVRIPKDYRFDCDEVTVERDGDKLVLTPKRKVPRYSSWADYARNAPVLDDEFEVPKDPPGSERDIEF; this is encoded by the coding sequence ATGACCGCCACCGCCAAGGTTTTCACCACCGGCCGCAGTCAGGCCGTGCGCATTCCCAAGGATTACCGTTTCGACTGCGATGAAGTCACCGTCGAGCGCGATGGGGACAAGCTGGTGCTGACGCCGAAGCGCAAGGTGCCGCGCTACAGCAGCTGGGCCGACTACGCCCGGAATGCGCCAGTGCTGGACGACGAATTCGAGGTCCCCAAGGATCCACCAGGTTCAGAGCGGGACATCGAATTCTGA
- a CDS encoding type II toxin-antitoxin system VapC family toxin, giving the protein MRLLLDSSVCIAVMRDRPKGSRRLAESWSRSDTAVSSIVLAELEVGARLSARPEQAREALDRLLENLSITPFDQAAAERYGSLRASLQAAGRLIGPLDMLIAAHALSLNLPLLTGNVREFERVPGLQVISLDEA; this is encoded by the coding sequence ATGCGCCTGCTGCTCGATAGCAGCGTCTGCATTGCCGTGATGCGCGATCGCCCCAAGGGGTCGCGTCGCCTGGCAGAGTCCTGGTCGAGATCGGACACGGCAGTGAGCAGCATCGTGCTCGCTGAACTGGAGGTCGGAGCCCGCCTGTCGGCACGACCGGAACAAGCCCGCGAAGCGCTTGACCGTCTGCTGGAGAATCTGTCGATCACGCCGTTCGATCAGGCCGCAGCCGAGCGCTACGGCAGTCTGCGCGCGAGCTTGCAAGCGGCTGGCCGCCTGATTGGCCCGCTCGACATGCTGATCGCCGCCCACGCCCTATCCCTGAACCTGCCCCTGCTGACCGGCAATGTCCGCGAGTTCGAGCGGGTGCCTGGCCTGCAGGTGATTTCACTCGACGAAGCCTGA
- a CDS encoding class I SAM-dependent DNA methyltransferase — MTPAVFITRWKNAGGTELANAQLFVVELCELLGLPRPEPASDDLRDNAYVFERRIRERLGDGSEAERRVDCYRRAAFVLEAKKLHAGTATRGFDEALMKARAQAEGYARALPANEGRPPFLVVIDVGRVIELYSEFSRSGATYVPYPDPRSHRIRIDDLAREDIRERLKNVWLDPDALDPAKVSAQATREVAAELAHIAKALEAAGHAPEAVAGFLTRCLFTFFAEDVGLLPAKAFETLLGDLAKAPAQFVPMLGELWEAMDVGRFSVAIRAEVRRFNGKLFKRPDVLPLNRDQIEDLHACAKRRWNEVEPAIIGTLLERALDPRERHKLGAHYTPRAYVERLVLPTVIEPLRADWALAQATSLSLAKDGKPDQAVATLRRFHHDLCQVKVLDPACGSGNFLYVTLEHLKRLEGEVLDQLAALTGGQQKLETEGLTVDPHQLLGIEVNPRAAALAELVLWIGYLQWHYRTRGGNAEPPLPVLKDYGNIVCRDAVLAWDKVDFVTDEHGVPVTRWDGRTMKRHPVTGEEVPDDSAQRPIERYEGVRQASWPDADFVVGNPPFIGASTMRRALGDGYVDSLRGIWPAVPESADFVMYWWHHAANLTRQGELRRFGFITTNSIRQTFNRRVIEAALGGDPALQLAFAIPDHPWVDAAEGAQVRIAMTVGAPASAADGRRSEVLSEADGADDEIMVTLRERSGTLHADLSVGADVTKCAALTANQGLSSPGVKLHGSGFIVTPDRAAELGYGRVPGIERHIREYRNGKDLADAPRGVMVIDLFGLPVEQVRSDFPEVYQHVHEQVKPERDQNNRATYRENWWIFGEPRRELRPALSGLPRYIATVETTKHRLFQFLDASILPDNMLISIASDDACRLGVLSSRVHAIWALAAGGRLGVGNDPRYNKSRCFEPFPFPNLSAAQKPSPMGIGLQAEYAGGGGMRPLAKRSSTAFAISAKPSVRIASASKSHIPA; from the coding sequence ATGACCCCCGCCGTCTTCATCACCCGCTGGAAAAACGCTGGCGGCACCGAACTGGCGAACGCGCAGTTGTTTGTCGTCGAGCTGTGCGAACTGCTTGGCCTGCCGCGCCCGGAGCCGGCCAGCGATGATCTGCGCGACAACGCCTACGTGTTCGAGCGGCGCATCCGCGAACGGCTGGGTGATGGCAGCGAGGCCGAGCGGCGGGTGGATTGCTACCGGCGTGCGGCTTTCGTGCTGGAAGCGAAAAAGCTGCATGCCGGCACGGCGACGCGTGGCTTCGACGAAGCGCTGATGAAGGCTCGCGCGCAGGCCGAAGGCTATGCCCGAGCGCTGCCGGCCAATGAAGGCCGGCCACCATTCCTGGTGGTGATCGATGTCGGCCGGGTCATCGAGCTGTATAGCGAGTTCTCTCGCTCAGGCGCCACCTATGTCCCGTATCCGGACCCGCGCTCGCACCGCATCCGCATCGATGACCTTGCCCGCGAGGACATTCGTGAGCGTCTGAAAAACGTATGGCTCGATCCGGACGCGCTCGATCCAGCCAAGGTCAGCGCCCAGGCCACTCGCGAAGTGGCCGCCGAACTCGCCCATATCGCCAAGGCACTGGAAGCGGCAGGCCACGCGCCGGAAGCGGTGGCCGGTTTCCTGACCCGTTGCCTGTTCACTTTCTTTGCGGAGGATGTCGGCCTGTTGCCGGCCAAGGCCTTCGAAACTCTGCTCGGCGATCTCGCCAAAGCGCCCGCGCAGTTCGTGCCGATGCTCGGTGAACTCTGGGAAGCGATGGACGTCGGACGCTTCTCGGTTGCCATCCGCGCCGAAGTACGACGCTTCAACGGCAAGCTGTTCAAGCGGCCGGACGTGCTGCCGCTGAACCGCGACCAGATCGAAGACTTGCATGCCTGCGCCAAGCGGCGCTGGAATGAAGTGGAACCGGCGATCATCGGCACCCTGCTGGAACGCGCGCTCGATCCGCGCGAACGCCACAAGCTCGGTGCCCACTACACGCCGCGCGCCTATGTCGAGCGCCTGGTGCTGCCCACGGTTATCGAACCGCTGCGCGCCGACTGGGCGCTGGCGCAAGCCACCAGCTTGAGTCTCGCCAAGGACGGCAAGCCCGATCAGGCCGTCGCCACCCTGCGCCGCTTCCACCACGATCTCTGTCAGGTGAAAGTGCTGGACCCGGCCTGCGGCTCCGGCAACTTCCTGTACGTGACGCTGGAACACCTGAAGCGCCTCGAAGGCGAAGTTCTGGACCAGCTCGCCGCCCTGACCGGTGGCCAGCAGAAACTGGAAACCGAAGGCCTGACGGTGGACCCGCATCAGTTGCTCGGCATCGAGGTCAACCCGCGCGCCGCCGCCCTCGCCGAACTGGTGCTGTGGATCGGCTATCTCCAGTGGCATTACCGCACCCGCGGCGGCAACGCCGAACCACCGCTGCCGGTGCTCAAGGACTACGGCAACATCGTTTGTCGCGACGCCGTGCTGGCCTGGGACAAGGTCGATTTCGTCACGGACGAACACGGCGTGCCGGTCACGCGCTGGGACGGGCGGACCATGAAGCGTCATCCGGTGACGGGTGAGGAAGTGCCGGACGACAGCGCGCAACGGCCGATCGAACGCTATGAAGGCGTGCGGCAGGCGTCTTGGCCGGATGCGGATTTCGTGGTTGGCAATCCGCCGTTCATTGGTGCCTCGACGATGCGCCGCGCGCTCGGCGACGGCTATGTCGACTCTCTGCGTGGCATCTGGCCGGCAGTGCCGGAGTCCGCCGATTTCGTCATGTACTGGTGGCACCACGCCGCCAATCTGACGCGGCAGGGCGAGCTGCGCCGCTTCGGCTTCATCACGACGAACTCGATCAGGCAGACCTTCAATCGCCGGGTGATCGAAGCCGCGCTCGGCGGCGATCCGGCGCTGCAACTTGCGTTCGCGATTCCCGATCACCCTTGGGTTGATGCGGCGGAAGGGGCGCAGGTGCGGATTGCGATGACTGTCGGCGCTCCGGCCAGCGCTGCGGATGGGCGGCGCTCGGAAGTGCTTAGCGAAGCGGATGGGGCCGACGACGAAATCATGGTCACGCTGCGCGAACGCAGCGGAACCCTGCACGCGGACTTGAGCGTTGGCGCTGACGTGACCAAGTGCGCCGCGCTGACGGCCAATCAAGGCCTGAGTTCGCCGGGCGTGAAACTGCATGGCTCGGGCTTCATCGTCACGCCGGATCGGGCGGCAGAACTTGGTTACGGACGCGTGCCGGGGATCGAGCGGCACATCCGCGAGTACCGTAACGGCAAGGACTTGGCTGACGCTCCTCGCGGAGTGATGGTGATCGACTTGTTCGGTCTGCCCGTCGAGCAAGTGCGCAGCGATTTCCCCGAGGTCTACCAGCACGTTCACGAGCAGGTGAAGCCTGAGCGGGACCAAAACAACCGAGCGACCTATCGCGAGAATTGGTGGATTTTTGGAGAGCCGCGACGCGAGCTACGGCCTGCGCTATCCGGCCTTCCGCGCTACATCGCAACAGTCGAAACGACAAAGCATCGACTCTTTCAATTTCTTGATGCGTCGATCCTCCCGGACAACATGCTCATATCGATTGCTTCGGATGACGCATGCAGACTTGGTGTGCTTTCCAGTCGCGTCCACGCTATCTGGGCGCTCGCCGCTGGTGGTCGACTCGGCGTGGGCAACGACCCGCGCTACAACAAATCCCGTTGCTTCGAACCTTTTCCATTCCCCAATCTCAGCGCCGCACAGAAGCCCTCTCCCATGGGGATAGGGCTTCAAGCAGAGTATGCGGGGGGGGGGGGCATGCGGCCGCTGGCGAAGCGCTCATCGACCGCATTCGCGATCTCGGCGAAGCCATCGGTACGCATCGCAAGCGCCAGCAAGTCGCACATCCCGGCTTGA